The Arachis hypogaea cultivar Tifrunner chromosome 14, arahy.Tifrunner.gnm2.J5K5, whole genome shotgun sequence DNA window gaaatcctaattctctcaCTTTGCATAACTATGGCTGAAACAATCGCCTATCCTCCATCCTTAATATGAATTTGGGTAAGTACTTAATATTTCGTATCTATATCCTTGATATCTCGCTCCTAACCATCTTATAATGTACTGGACTTTTTAGCTCAATCAAGTAGCATATTGATTTGTACCGCATTGTTCCTGAAGATGGTACGGAGAAAGGGGTGAGAAACAAAAGTTTTTCAGTAGTTTATCTATATGATGTCATCGTATTCATCTCCAGCCActtcaagttttaaaataaaaacaatgataATGCAATGtcattcaattattatttttaaaagtctTTGTTAGTCAGAGTGGTGTAACTTTTAGATGCTTCTCATTTACTTATATTATGACACATATGACTCATGACGAAATGCCTATAACGTTAAAACATATAGAATGCAAACTCATGAACCTTGACTTGGTTTTCTCGTAGGCCATAAAGCAAggcaaaataaataagagaagaatagtAACATTGGCATAGATAAATCAAACAGAAAGAATAGCTAGTCCCCTTTGAATCACAAATAAGAGAAGAATAGTATGTGGATTCTTCTCTAGCTAGTCCCTTTGAATCACAAAAATTATGAAACTTTGACTTGTTTtacttaatttttctttgatattTGTTGATGCAGCTATGGTTATGATCCTTTTGGTCTCAGCAAGAAGCTAGAGGACTTTACCAAGTATGTCTTAACGCTTTTTTTCAAACTTGATATATATCCTTTTGGTCACATTAGTTTATGAACtgcttttaatatatttattatttgaagTATACTGGTTGATCCCTTTTTTCTGATGTTAAATTGCTCTCTAGTATGCTTGGCAAGTAAATTCACTTTATTAAATGGAAATGATCATCTTTCTTGTTCCAGAATTGGTTTCAAGTAGAAAATGAATGTATATATGCATGCATTAAGAGATGAACACAGAACTATATCTCTGTTCTCTCCTTGTTTAAGTGAATGCTCATTAGCTCAGGAGCTTGTGTTGGAAAATTTACTCGTAATTAATGAGACTGAGCTTATATTTATGCAGTATAATTGAATGATTTTGCAGGATTATGGCTGAAGTTGAAAATATTGCCGCTAATTATAATGAGACTGagcttatatttaaaaaattggcttattttcttaatttttctttttcgtttcctTGGACATAAGTTGGCTTATTAGTCAAGGCAATCAAGTTTATGTATCTAGCTTACTTTTATATGTTCACTTTTAGTTGCTAGAATTCCTTagttattttttcatattttaggCTTTGGCATCCTACTTCGTTAAACTTCATGCAGAATGTAGTTAATGGAAACCAGAGTCCTCTAATAGCTGTTACCGAAGAATGCCAGGTGATTTTTTTCAGTTAATAGTTTATTTAATGCTTTATTGTCATAATGAGTTCTTCCTTATTCCTTCCTTCAGCTACTTGGAACTTCTCACAAATGCCTTGGACCGTGAAAATTGGTCACTGGTTGATGATTAGATTTCTgctaatttagaattttgtaaaaataatcgcgttgtaagtatattttctaaactaacagagaatcctttcgtacaaaaatttggttgtcacaagtaacaaaatccaataaaatttataaccgaagtatttaaacctcgggtcgtctctcaaggaattgcagggaagtatgatttattattggttatggaaaagtatctttttgagtttttaaaatagggaacaggaaaataaattagcaagaaagtaaattaataatcatgaaaaccattgcaaggtataagaactggaaatcacatcctagttatccttatcaggtgtgatgagaattgtttattactcccacttagttaacccttactaaataaaggaaagtcaagtggactaattaatttgattcctcaagtcctagtcaactcatgtgaaaagactagctttagagcgatccaaatcaatcagcagttcccaaatctcaatcaactgctgagtttgacaacttaagtgttaccaattacttaaccaaagccaaaaaagaaaataaatctaaattaaattgaaagcatcatgaatagaataaaacaatcataaatctgaaatacctcaaattatattaaataaaaaaatcaattctaacatggagttcataagccaaattgaaaagataaataacaattaaagtaatagaataaataaaagtaaaaaataaattaaaggaacgttgaacctggaatcaagagaagtagcctaatcataatagaaatcctaaatcctaatcctaaaacctaagagagaggagagagcctctctctctaaaaactatctaaaacctaaaattgtgaatatgagagttgtatgaattgttatttttgaatggattgattcccccactttatagcctctaatatgtgttttttggaccgaaaactgggtcaaaaatagcctagaaatcgctggttgcgaaatctgccacgctgattttttgtCACTGCAATGCATCCGCGtgaatcacgcgttcgcgtcacttattGTCAGgaaaactataacatattatatatcatttcgaagccccggacgttagctttccaacgcaactgaaaccgcttcatttggatctctgtagctcaagttatggtcgattgagtgcgaagaggtcaggctggatagcttagcaattccttcaacttcttgtattccttccacttttgcatgcttcctttccatcctctaagtcatttctgtcctgtaaactctgaaatcacttaacacatatatcatggcatcgaatggtaataagaggggattaaacatagcaaattaagatcaaagaaacatgttttcaatcataacacaaaatcaggaaggaaaacataaagcatgcgaattgtatgaataagtatgagaataatggataaaattcactagattaagcacaggataaaccctaaaaatggggtttatcactgaTTAAATTCCTCATGTCATCTTCTTACAGTGGATATGACACCTCCAGCTTGTAACAAGTAAACAACTAAACTATTCCTGGTTTTACCATTCTTGTGACTGTTGCTCTAGAATATTATATTACAATTTGTAATTCAGTGTAGTACCACTAACGTTTAGCTCAAGGAATTATCTTTTGTAGGTAAAAAAGTTCACAAATGTTTCAGAAACAATTATGTATGATCTAAGGTATTAGAATTTAAGTTGTattgtttctgtattttttttttcagtttttagttttggaattcgaacttgagatttattttgtatttgagtattagttttttaatgtataaaaaaaggtttaattactctgttagtccctatagtttcgtgaaattttcaattaggtccctatactttttttctttttaattgggtccctacaccaaattttttttcaattaaatccctcttagtagtaattggcttaattttatagggacccaactaaaaaaaagaattggtacagGGACCTagctaaataaaaagaaaaaaaagtgtagggacctaattaaaaaaaaatttggtgtaaggactcaattaaaagaaaaaaagtataggaacctaattaaaaattttgtgaaactataagaaccaGCAAAGTAATTAAACCATAAAACAATTATCACAAAAATTATGTCACTAATTATTGTTTGATTTATCTTGTActaaaaattgcatactatatttgtaggtttggtaataaaaaaggattgaaaatttatattttgaagcGATGAaggtaaaaataagaaaaaggattttttaaaaattttataaggttattgccacgcttttaaagcgtggccgtatcacTGGCTATCGCCAtgctttaaaaagtgtagccatatctttctctattggcacgcttttaaagagTACCCAAAACAAACATTTTGGGACGTTTTAAAAACGTGGCGATATGTGCACTTTTCAGTACGCTTTTTAAGCATACCTATAGGTTAAGACCTATGGCCATGCTTTTTATGTGTGGCAAGAGATGAAAGCGTGCCAACAAAAAAAACGTGCTGATAGTTCCACAAAAGCGTGGTGATAGAGTAACCGGCACGTTAtcggatgtgaccctttcaaaagcgtgccaatAACTCAAAAAACGTAGCGAAAAATTATCGACACACTTTTTTGCACTTTTCgacacgcttttaaagtgtggtaaaaaacttattttcttgtagtaaaTCTTACGTTATTTGCAAGGTATCAAAGGTGCTCTTGTAAATTATATGTTAGACGGCCTCCAATTTTAAGCATTacaaaataacaaatttattcACATTGTTTATTCAGGCACATAACATTTTAAGGATTTTTATCCGATACTTGATTTTAACTAAGTTTCGAACCCTAGTGTGGTTACTATGAATAACCATTGTGCCAAGGCCTCAACCACGTGTAACGCAAAATTTATGTACAATATTTTTTGACATTAAATTTATGTACAAGTTATTAACCATGATcacaatacaaataaaaatataaaaaaactctATACAAAAATCGAAGAATATTGGTCGTCCAAGACCTATAAATGAAGCTACGGCCCAAAAGTTATGtacaaataaaaatcaaaactCATAAGAATCTTCTATAAGCCAACACCAAAAAGAAAAACTGCAAAGTGAAATCTATGCCAAAGTTTGGTGCACAGATTGAGGCATTTTTGTAATAATGGACACAGCTATGCTACATATATTTTGCATATAAATATTGGTATCGGTCATGACTGCACTAGAGCTCTCCTTGCATTTTTTCTCACATGAACCAGCTAGGGTTCCAGCAATAAACGCATTGCGGTTGGCACAACTATAGTCACCTTTGTCCATGCATTTAAGAGCTTGTGGCAAAAGCACGTTCACAATCTTGGTATAAGAGACTATGCAACTTTCCAAGCTACTTTTGAGTTTCTTGTCCTCGGATTGCTTTTGAATCTCCTTAATGCGGTCTATCGTGGCTGATGCGTTGGCCGCGACGACCTCTAGGGCTATGCGAGCAAATCCTGCAACGTCGACGCCCGATCGAAGTTGCAGGGGTTGCAAATGTGATTTTAGAATGAAAACGCAAAGGTAGTGATGGGGTGTTTCTCGGCATACGGTTTCTAACAAGCCTGGTTTTGGGATGGTGGATTGGATTGGTTGGATCAAGAATAAACATGAAATTGCAAAGTGAAGTGCAATGATGGTTGAAAATGTTGAGAGTTTCATCTTCTTCCACAGAGAATTATTATTGATGATTAAATAACACAATAGGAGGATAATGGAATAACTATATAGCTAGTTTATTGTGCTGCAGAGATTGAATGAAGCAAAGGTCTAATTCTTTTTCGTGACTAAATTATTTTGAGGCTTGCCTTTGTACTCGCCCGTCCTCAAAAGAGTTGTGGTTCACAATGgttcttcttttgttttcttttctttttgtattttttttcttggttGTCAATGTTTTAAGAAACATTTTAAATTCCTAAGTTTCAATATTAATCTCTTAATAGTgaaactttttcttttcctttgcaATTCGTGGATTAATCTATTCTATTCTCAAAATTATTTCATCATTAAATTAaattctcaaatttctctttgattctttttattaaatGTTATCCCTGGATTTATTATTACTTTAATTAGggagttaattttttaattaatattagccaattatattatttaaattttttttattctaaattttaaactataaactTTAAATCTCAAATTCTAAAGCTTATATTCTAAACTCTCTAAACCCTTCAAAAGTTGatagtaaaaaatatttacaataaaaaattaacaaatttagttaattgaaaaattattacttactggcgttcaaacagTCATTAACGTATTTGGTGGACCGCTTCTTAACTTTTTGAGTTTATtactataatttattattaagtcaaaattaaaatatcaaaattattatgaattataaataTGGAGtatttgtttagttttatttttataataataataataataataataataataataataataataataataataataataataaaatgtgaAACTACTATAATTTAGTGGTTAAATATTATAACTTGATTGAAAGTACGAATTTCGACTTCTTAACATTTATACTTGGTCAATTGtacattttttaatttgtaaactaattgctatttaaaattttcaataaattatatattacatataacGATGTGATTTATTTAAATACAACAATGTGCATCCAATAATTAggaagaaaataatattttattacttcCGTCGTGAATTATAAACATTTAATAAACCTTCACAATTAAATATATCTAATGAGAAAATTGGCAATTGAAGAATTGATCTATGATTTGTGATTTTATGGATTTTTTTTACTGAGAGACTTGATTTTATGGAtgtttattcaaaaaatatatgtGGAATGTATTTGAGTATAATCAATAAGGAGATCaaataagtcaccaaaaaaaaaggaGACAAATAAGAATTAAGAACATAATTTGGCTTTACTTCTCTAGAAGAGATATAAAGTATCTAGAACCGAAGTTAATCGTATATTACCATTCATTTACCTATTATAATTCTCTTACAATTAGTGGcaaaattaataagaatttatTGCGGAGCAGTTAAAACTTAGAAAGTGTCTCAACAATTTTATAGGATAGTATAAAATTGCAAAGCAAGATGTATGTTTACACTTTACAGTTTACCTTCTGTTTGAAATTTGAATACCTTGAGTCCTTGACTGAAAAAGGAAACGGTTGTACGGCCAAAAaacgattttatttattttaaagacaATGATACGttgtctttaaataatttaaattgcaataatATACGAATAATAATTCATATTGCAACTCACAAGTCACAATATTATTTGGTGGTTGATCTATATAATAAGTTGCCATATCAGTAAATTTatactttttgaaaataatttaaactaATGATAATAGTAAAGAataaagagacaaaaaaaattaactttatttaataaattttaattattttttattaattttttttattattaaatattttcgttTAAAGTAATGgataaaaaaatctgaattttttaaattttgaattttattttaaaaaataaaatttaatcttttatttttaaataatttttttattatatttttttaattttatttataaaataaataatgagagatcaaattttactttttagagtgaaattcaaaaaatttagagGAGGTAAATTTCGGATAAAAACATGTAGTGTGTGCAATGCAGATGAAGGTATGATACGAGTCTTCACTCGAGTCTCACAGCGCACACAATTGAAATAACAAACTTCCATTCCTTCCAAAGCACGCTTCCACTTCCTTCCTTCTCCGCTTCACATTTCAACTCCACACTCTGCCCGTTATGCGTCGTCCTAACGGCTTCACCTACTCCGTCTCCCTCAACCAAGGTACCATCCACGTCAGCGTCACGGTCACCTCCACCGCCTCCGTCGTCAGAAAATGGATCTCCACCACGCTCTTCCTCCACCGCCGTTTCCTCCACAAGAGCCGCCTCGTCGTCGGCCTCGGCGTCCAGTGGACTCCCTGCGCCACCGAACGTCATCCTCCGGCCGACACCTTGCAGCTCTGCGTCGGCTGCCGCTGCTTAATCTTCCAGCTGGCGCACGCCAACGCTGCGCCGCGGAACCTCCGCGGCTTCCTTTTGGACCACCGCGTGACGTTCGCCGGGTTCTGGAACCACTCGGATCGCCGGAAACTGGAGAACTCCTGGCTCGGCCTCAGGATGCGTACGGACCCTGTGGATCTGAGGTTGTGCACGGAGACCGACGGCGGCTGTAGCCTGAAGGGCGCTTCGGTTAACACGATTGTGGAGGAGTGTCTCGGCTTTGAAGTGGAGCAGAGGAAAGAGATCGGCATCAGCGATTGGGACGAAGAGTTTCTGAGCCATGAACAGGTTGAGTATGCGACCGTTGACGCTCATTGTGCTTTCCTCATCGCTAGGGATTCCAAAGTTTGGAATTTCAGGGTAAACTGTGATTTGACTTTGACTCTGCAATTGATGATTTCTTTTTGTTTACTTGTTTATTTccatttacattttccttccctttccgtcttttttttcttttgtgcaTCAACAGGATTAGCTCGATGGATGAAGAAGCATGTGACGGAGAAGAGGTTTTCAccgatgatgatgaagatgaagatatGACTACGATAATGAATATTAATTGAATGAAATGTGTACTTAATCCTAGACACGTAACTTTGATTTGGGATTAATGTGAATAATACTATGTTTTTAAC harbors:
- the LOC112742277 gene encoding cell wall / vacuolar inhibitor of fructosidase 1-like, coding for MKLSTFSTIIALHFAISCLFLIQPIQSTIPKPGLLETVCRETPHHYLCVFILKSHLQPLQLRSGVDVAGFARIALEVVAANASATIDRIKEIQKQSEDKKLKSSLESCIVSYTKIVNVLLPQALKCMDKGDYSCANRNAFIAGTLAGSCEKKCKESSSAVMTDTNIYMQNICSIAVSIITKMPQSVHQTLA
- the LOC112741629 gene encoding uncharacterized protein, whose translation is MRRPNGFTYSVSLNQGTIHVSVTVTSTASVVRKWISTTLFLHRRFLHKSRLVVGLGVQWTPCATERHPPADTLQLCVGCRCLIFQLAHANAAPRNLRGFLLDHRVTFAGFWNHSDRRKLENSWLGLRMRTDPVDLRLCTETDGGCSLKGASVNTIVEECLGFEVEQRKEIGISDWDEEFLSHEQVEYATVDAHCAFLIARDSKVWNFRD